In a single window of the Anguilla rostrata isolate EN2019 chromosome 6, ASM1855537v3, whole genome shotgun sequence genome:
- the ankrd45 gene encoding ankyrin repeat domain-containing protein 45 has translation MELDGENSIFTCSLSGDIEALQELLECKSNSNVGETLDVFQEKDEFGRNALFVSCMLGRSDIIRELLRYGASVNELTVRGYSPLHYAALWGHLDTVKTLVELGANLHAQNFRGERANEVACRYSKIACAEYLSWAEAKQNLEEYITQARDAFCDEKAQGKLNKEEKNLFMSSCSVKADWIQNAKNPSVQDFTEQKKHLENILSPLLAKLTAPSEATTKTRKH, from the exons ATGGAATTGGACGGAGAAAACTCAATATTCACCTGCTCTTTATCAGGAGATATCGAAGCTCTTCAAGAATTGTTGGAGTGTAAAAGCAATTCAAATGTGGGTGAAACGCTTGACGTGTTCCAGGAAAAGGATGAATTTGGAAGAAATGCCTTGTTTGTATCCTGCATGCTTGGCAGAAGCGATATCATACGAGAACTACTTAGATATGGAGCCAGTGTAAATGAACTCACGGTCCGGG GTTACTCCCCATTACATTATGCTGCTCTCTGGGGTCATCTTGACACCGTGAAAACATTGGTGGAACTTGGTGCCAACTTGCATGCACAAAACTTCCGCGGGGAGAGGGCTAATGAGGTCGCGTGCCGCTATTCCAAGATCGCTTGTGCCGAGTATCTCTCTTGGGCAG AAGCCAAGCAGAACTTGGAAGAATACATCACTCAAGCAAGAGATGCATTTTGTGACGAGAAAGCTCAAGGCAAACTCAACAAAGAAGAAAAG AACCTATTCATGAGTTCCTGCTCAGTAAAGGCAGATTGGATTCAGAATGCAAAAAATCCATCAGTACAAGATTTCACTGAGCAAAAGAAGCACCTGGAAAACATTCTTAGCCCTCTTCTTGCTAAGCTCACAGCTCCAT ctgaaGCTACAACTAAAACCAGGAAACACTGA